Proteins encoded together in one Panthera uncia isolate 11264 chromosome A2, Puncia_PCG_1.0, whole genome shotgun sequence window:
- the EZH2 gene encoding histone-lysine N-methyltransferase EZH2 isoform X8, with translation METAKDTACPHPDFFFTWNQPSAKSLSLVVSSYNYYFWLDFPLQLPVVQPHSRLLYQLVDCSVTSDLDFPTQIIPLKTLNAVASVPIMYSWSPLQQNFMVEDETVLHNIPYMGDEVLDQDGTFIEELIKNYDGKVHGDRECGFINDEIFVELVNALGQYNDDDDDDDGDDPDEREEKQKDLEENRDDKESRPPRKFPSDKIFEAISSMFPDKGTAEELKEKYKELTEQQLPGALPPECTPNIDGPNAKSVQREQSLHSFHTLFCRRCFKYDCFLHPFHATPNTYKRKNTETALDNKPCGPQCYQHLEGAKEFAAALTAERIKTPPKRPGGRRRGRLPNNSRPSTPTINVLESKDTDSDREAGTETGGENNDKEEEEKKDETSSSSEANSRCQTPIKMKPNIEPPENVEWSGAEASMFRVLIGTYYDNFCAIARLIGTKTCRQVYEFRVKESSIIAPVPAEDVDTPPRKKKRKHRLWAAHCRKIQLKKDGSSNHVYNYQPCDHPRQPCDSSCPCVIAQNFCEKFCQCSSECQNRFPGCRCKAQCNTKQCPCYLAVRECDPDLCLTCGAADHWDSKNVSCKNCSIQRGSKKHLLLAPSDVAGWGIFIKDPVQKNEFISEYCGEIISQDEADRRGKVYDKYMCSFLFNLNNDFVVDATRKGNKIRFANHSVNPNCYAKVMMVNGDHRIGIFAKRAIQTGEELFFDYRYSQADALKYVGIEREMEIP, from the exons TTTTTACTTGGAACCAGCCTTCTGCCAAGAGTCTCAGTTTGGTTGTGTCCTCCTACAACTACTATTTTTGGCTTGACTTCCCTCTCCAGCTCCCAGTGGTCCAGCCACACAGTCGCCTATTGTACCAGCTGGTTGAT TGTTCAGTGACCAGTGACTTGGATTTTCCAACGCAAATCATCCCATTAAAGACTCTGAATGCAGTCGCTTCAGTACCCATAATGTATTCTTGGTCTCCCCTACAGcagaattttatg gtggaAGATGAAACGGTTTTACATAACATTCCTTATATGGGGGATGAAGTTTTAGACCAGGATGGGACTTTCATTGAAGAGCTAATAAAAAACTATGATGGAAAAGTACACGGGGATAGAG AATGCGGGTTTATAAATGATGAAATTTTTGTGGAGTTGGTGAATGCTCTTGGTCAgtacaatgatgatgatgatgatgatgatggcgatgaccctgatgaaagagaagaaaaacagaaagatctGGAGGAGAACAGAGATG ACAAAGAAAGCCGCCCGCCTCGGAAATTTCCTTCCGATAAAATTTTTGAAGCCATTTCTTCAATGTTTCCGGATAAGGGCACAGCAGAAGAACTAAAGGAAAA GTATAAAGAACTGACCGAGCAGCAGCTCCCGGGCGCACTTCCTCCTGAGTGCACCCCGAACATCGATGGGCCGAACGCCAAGTCCGTGCAGAGGGAGCAGAGCCTGCACTCTTTCCACACGCTCTTCTGCAGGCGGTGCTTCAAGTACGACTGCTTCCTGCACC CTTTTCACGCAACACCCAACACTTATAAGCGGAAGAACACAGAAACGGCTCTAGACAACAAGCCGTGTGGACCACAGTGTTACCAGCACTTG GAGGGAGCAAAGGAGTTTGCCGCTGCCCTCACCGCTGAGCGGATAAAGACACCGCCGAAGCGGCCCGGAGGCCGCAGGAGAGGACGGCTCCCCAACAACAGCAGGCCCAGCACCCCCACCATTAACGTGCTGGAATCGAAAGACACAGACAGCGACCGGGAAGCGGGGACGGAGACGGGCGGGGAGAACAACgacaaagaggaggaggagaaaaaagacgAGACTTCCAGTTCCTCGG AAGCGAATTCTCGATGTCAAACGCCAATAAAGATGAAGCCAAATATCGAGCCTCCCGAAAACGTGGAGTGGAGTGGTGCCGAGGCCTCGATGTTCAGGGTCCTCATTGGCACATATTATGACAATTTCTGTGCCATTGCCAGGCTCATCGGGACCAAAACTTGTAGGCAG GTGTATGAGTTCCGTGTCAAAGAATCCAGCATCATAGCTCCGGTGCCGGCCGAGGATGTGGACACCCCtccaaggaagaagaagaggaaacaccG GTTGTGGGCTGCACACTGCAGAAAGATACAGCTGAAAAAGG aTGGCTCCTCTAACCACGTTTACAACTACCAGCCCTGTGACCATCCGCGTCAGCCTTGTGACAGTTCGTGCCCTTGTGTGATAGCACAAAATTTTTGTGAGAAGTTCTGTCAGTGTAGTTCAGAGT GTCAGAACCGCTTTCCCGGCTGCCGCTGCAAAGCCCAGTGCAACACCAAGCAGTGCCCGTGCTACCTGGCCGTGCGCGAGTGCGACCCCGACCTCTGCCTCACCTGTGGTGCGGCCGACCACTGGGACAGCAAAAACGTGTCCTGCAAGAACTGTAGCATCCAGCGGGGCTCCAAGAAG CACCTGCTGCTGGCGCCGTCCGACGTGGCGGGCTGGGGGATTTTCATCAAAGATCCCgtacagaaaaatgaattcaTCTCGGAGTACTGTGGAGAG ATTATTTCTCAAGATGAAGCAGACAGAAGAGGGAAAGTATACGACAAATACATGTGCAGCTTTCTGTTCAACTTGAACAACG atTTCGTGGTGGATGCAACCCGCAAGGGTAACAAGATTCGTTTTGCAAATCATTCAGTAAATCCAAACTGCTATGCAAAAG TTATGATGGTTAACGGCGATCACAGGATAGGGATTTTTGCTAAGAGAGCCATCCAGACTGGTGAAGAGCTGTTTTTTGATTACAG ATACAGCCAGGCCGACGCCCTCAAGTACGTGGGCATcgagagagaaatggaaatcccTTGA
- the EZH2 gene encoding histone-lysine N-methyltransferase EZH2 isoform X2 → MGQTGKKSEKGPVCWRKRVKSEYMRLRQLKRFRRADEVKSMFSSNRQKILERTEILNQEWKQRRIQPVHILTSLPVVQPHSRLLYQLVDCSVTSDLDFPTQIIPLKTLNAVASVPIMYSWSPLQQNFMVEDETVLHNIPYMGDEVLDQDGTFIEELIKNYDGKVHGDRECGFINDEIFVELVNALGQYNDDDDDDDGDDPDEREEKQKDLEENRDDKESRPPRKFPSDKIFEAISSMFPDKGTAEELKEKYKELTEQQLPGALPPECTPNIDGPNAKSVQREQSLHSFHTLFCRRCFKYDCFLHPFHATPNTYKRKNTETALDNKPCGPQCYQHLEGAKEFAAALTAERIKTPPKRPGGRRRGRLPNNSRPSTPTINVLESKDTDSDREAGTETGGENNDKEEEEKKDETSSSSEANSRCQTPIKMKPNIEPPENVEWSGAEASMFRVLIGTYYDNFCAIARLIGTKTCRQVYEFRVKESSIIAPVPAEDVDTPPRKKKRKHRLWAAHCRKIQLKKDGSSNHVYNYQPCDHPRQPCDSSCPCVIAQNFCEKFCQCSSECQNRFPGCRCKAQCNTKQCPCYLAVRECDPDLCLTCGAADHWDSKNVSCKNCSIQRGSKKHLLLAPSDVAGWGIFIKDPVQKNEFISEYCGEIISQDEADRRGKVYDKYMCSFLFNLNNDFVVDATRKGNKIRFANHSVNPNCYAKVMMVNGDHRIGIFAKRAIQTGEELFFDYRYSQADALKYVGIEREMEIP, encoded by the exons CTCCCAGTGGTCCAGCCACACAGTCGCCTATTGTACCAGCTGGTTGAT TGTTCAGTGACCAGTGACTTGGATTTTCCAACGCAAATCATCCCATTAAAGACTCTGAATGCAGTCGCTTCAGTACCCATAATGTATTCTTGGTCTCCCCTACAGcagaattttatg gtggaAGATGAAACGGTTTTACATAACATTCCTTATATGGGGGATGAAGTTTTAGACCAGGATGGGACTTTCATTGAAGAGCTAATAAAAAACTATGATGGAAAAGTACACGGGGATAGAG AATGCGGGTTTATAAATGATGAAATTTTTGTGGAGTTGGTGAATGCTCTTGGTCAgtacaatgatgatgatgatgatgatgatggcgatgaccctgatgaaagagaagaaaaacagaaagatctGGAGGAGAACAGAGATG ACAAAGAAAGCCGCCCGCCTCGGAAATTTCCTTCCGATAAAATTTTTGAAGCCATTTCTTCAATGTTTCCGGATAAGGGCACAGCAGAAGAACTAAAGGAAAA GTATAAAGAACTGACCGAGCAGCAGCTCCCGGGCGCACTTCCTCCTGAGTGCACCCCGAACATCGATGGGCCGAACGCCAAGTCCGTGCAGAGGGAGCAGAGCCTGCACTCTTTCCACACGCTCTTCTGCAGGCGGTGCTTCAAGTACGACTGCTTCCTGCACC CTTTTCACGCAACACCCAACACTTATAAGCGGAAGAACACAGAAACGGCTCTAGACAACAAGCCGTGTGGACCACAGTGTTACCAGCACTTG GAGGGAGCAAAGGAGTTTGCCGCTGCCCTCACCGCTGAGCGGATAAAGACACCGCCGAAGCGGCCCGGAGGCCGCAGGAGAGGACGGCTCCCCAACAACAGCAGGCCCAGCACCCCCACCATTAACGTGCTGGAATCGAAAGACACAGACAGCGACCGGGAAGCGGGGACGGAGACGGGCGGGGAGAACAACgacaaagaggaggaggagaaaaaagacgAGACTTCCAGTTCCTCGG AAGCGAATTCTCGATGTCAAACGCCAATAAAGATGAAGCCAAATATCGAGCCTCCCGAAAACGTGGAGTGGAGTGGTGCCGAGGCCTCGATGTTCAGGGTCCTCATTGGCACATATTATGACAATTTCTGTGCCATTGCCAGGCTCATCGGGACCAAAACTTGTAGGCAG GTGTATGAGTTCCGTGTCAAAGAATCCAGCATCATAGCTCCGGTGCCGGCCGAGGATGTGGACACCCCtccaaggaagaagaagaggaaacaccG GTTGTGGGCTGCACACTGCAGAAAGATACAGCTGAAAAAGG aTGGCTCCTCTAACCACGTTTACAACTACCAGCCCTGTGACCATCCGCGTCAGCCTTGTGACAGTTCGTGCCCTTGTGTGATAGCACAAAATTTTTGTGAGAAGTTCTGTCAGTGTAGTTCAGAGT GTCAGAACCGCTTTCCCGGCTGCCGCTGCAAAGCCCAGTGCAACACCAAGCAGTGCCCGTGCTACCTGGCCGTGCGCGAGTGCGACCCCGACCTCTGCCTCACCTGTGGTGCGGCCGACCACTGGGACAGCAAAAACGTGTCCTGCAAGAACTGTAGCATCCAGCGGGGCTCCAAGAAG CACCTGCTGCTGGCGCCGTCCGACGTGGCGGGCTGGGGGATTTTCATCAAAGATCCCgtacagaaaaatgaattcaTCTCGGAGTACTGTGGAGAG ATTATTTCTCAAGATGAAGCAGACAGAAGAGGGAAAGTATACGACAAATACATGTGCAGCTTTCTGTTCAACTTGAACAACG atTTCGTGGTGGATGCAACCCGCAAGGGTAACAAGATTCGTTTTGCAAATCATTCAGTAAATCCAAACTGCTATGCAAAAG TTATGATGGTTAACGGCGATCACAGGATAGGGATTTTTGCTAAGAGAGCCATCCAGACTGGTGAAGAGCTGTTTTTTGATTACAG ATACAGCCAGGCCGACGCCCTCAAGTACGTGGGCATcgagagagaaatggaaatcccTTGA
- the EZH2 gene encoding histone-lysine N-methyltransferase EZH2 isoform X7, with translation METAKDTACPHPDFCELIARDQGVFTWNQPSAKSLSLVVSSYNYYFWLDFPLQLPVVQPHSRLLYQLVDCSVTSDLDFPTQIIPLKTLNAVASVPIMYSWSPLQQNFMVEDETVLHNIPYMGDEVLDQDGTFIEELIKNYDGKVHGDRECGFINDEIFVELVNALGQYNDDDDDDDGDDPDEREEKQKDLEENRDDKESRPPRKFPSDKIFEAISSMFPDKGTAEELKEKYKELTEQQLPGALPPECTPNIDGPNAKSVQREQSLHSFHTLFCRRCFKYDCFLHPFHATPNTYKRKNTETALDNKPCGPQCYQHLEGAKEFAAALTAERIKTPPKRPGGRRRGRLPNNSRPSTPTINVLESKDTDSDREAGTETGGENNDKEEEEKKDETSSSSEANSRCQTPIKMKPNIEPPENVEWSGAEASMFRVLIGTYYDNFCAIARLIGTKTCRQVYEFRVKESSIIAPVPAEDVDTPPRKKKRKHRLWAAHCRKIQLKKDGSSNHVYNYQPCDHPRQPCDSSCPCVIAQNFCEKFCQCSSECQNRFPGCRCKAQCNTKQCPCYLAVRECDPDLCLTCGAADHWDSKNVSCKNCSIQRGSKKHLLLAPSDVAGWGIFIKDPVQKNEFISEYCGEIISQDEADRRGKVYDKYMCSFLFNLNNDFVVDATRKGNKIRFANHSVNPNCYAKVMMVNGDHRIGIFAKRAIQTGEELFFDYRYSQADALKYVGIEREMEIP, from the exons TTTTTACTTGGAACCAGCCTTCTGCCAAGAGTCTCAGTTTGGTTGTGTCCTCCTACAACTACTATTTTTGGCTTGACTTCCCTCTCCAGCTCCCAGTGGTCCAGCCACACAGTCGCCTATTGTACCAGCTGGTTGAT TGTTCAGTGACCAGTGACTTGGATTTTCCAACGCAAATCATCCCATTAAAGACTCTGAATGCAGTCGCTTCAGTACCCATAATGTATTCTTGGTCTCCCCTACAGcagaattttatg gtggaAGATGAAACGGTTTTACATAACATTCCTTATATGGGGGATGAAGTTTTAGACCAGGATGGGACTTTCATTGAAGAGCTAATAAAAAACTATGATGGAAAAGTACACGGGGATAGAG AATGCGGGTTTATAAATGATGAAATTTTTGTGGAGTTGGTGAATGCTCTTGGTCAgtacaatgatgatgatgatgatgatgatggcgatgaccctgatgaaagagaagaaaaacagaaagatctGGAGGAGAACAGAGATG ACAAAGAAAGCCGCCCGCCTCGGAAATTTCCTTCCGATAAAATTTTTGAAGCCATTTCTTCAATGTTTCCGGATAAGGGCACAGCAGAAGAACTAAAGGAAAA GTATAAAGAACTGACCGAGCAGCAGCTCCCGGGCGCACTTCCTCCTGAGTGCACCCCGAACATCGATGGGCCGAACGCCAAGTCCGTGCAGAGGGAGCAGAGCCTGCACTCTTTCCACACGCTCTTCTGCAGGCGGTGCTTCAAGTACGACTGCTTCCTGCACC CTTTTCACGCAACACCCAACACTTATAAGCGGAAGAACACAGAAACGGCTCTAGACAACAAGCCGTGTGGACCACAGTGTTACCAGCACTTG GAGGGAGCAAAGGAGTTTGCCGCTGCCCTCACCGCTGAGCGGATAAAGACACCGCCGAAGCGGCCCGGAGGCCGCAGGAGAGGACGGCTCCCCAACAACAGCAGGCCCAGCACCCCCACCATTAACGTGCTGGAATCGAAAGACACAGACAGCGACCGGGAAGCGGGGACGGAGACGGGCGGGGAGAACAACgacaaagaggaggaggagaaaaaagacgAGACTTCCAGTTCCTCGG AAGCGAATTCTCGATGTCAAACGCCAATAAAGATGAAGCCAAATATCGAGCCTCCCGAAAACGTGGAGTGGAGTGGTGCCGAGGCCTCGATGTTCAGGGTCCTCATTGGCACATATTATGACAATTTCTGTGCCATTGCCAGGCTCATCGGGACCAAAACTTGTAGGCAG GTGTATGAGTTCCGTGTCAAAGAATCCAGCATCATAGCTCCGGTGCCGGCCGAGGATGTGGACACCCCtccaaggaagaagaagaggaaacaccG GTTGTGGGCTGCACACTGCAGAAAGATACAGCTGAAAAAGG aTGGCTCCTCTAACCACGTTTACAACTACCAGCCCTGTGACCATCCGCGTCAGCCTTGTGACAGTTCGTGCCCTTGTGTGATAGCACAAAATTTTTGTGAGAAGTTCTGTCAGTGTAGTTCAGAGT GTCAGAACCGCTTTCCCGGCTGCCGCTGCAAAGCCCAGTGCAACACCAAGCAGTGCCCGTGCTACCTGGCCGTGCGCGAGTGCGACCCCGACCTCTGCCTCACCTGTGGTGCGGCCGACCACTGGGACAGCAAAAACGTGTCCTGCAAGAACTGTAGCATCCAGCGGGGCTCCAAGAAG CACCTGCTGCTGGCGCCGTCCGACGTGGCGGGCTGGGGGATTTTCATCAAAGATCCCgtacagaaaaatgaattcaTCTCGGAGTACTGTGGAGAG ATTATTTCTCAAGATGAAGCAGACAGAAGAGGGAAAGTATACGACAAATACATGTGCAGCTTTCTGTTCAACTTGAACAACG atTTCGTGGTGGATGCAACCCGCAAGGGTAACAAGATTCGTTTTGCAAATCATTCAGTAAATCCAAACTGCTATGCAAAAG TTATGATGGTTAACGGCGATCACAGGATAGGGATTTTTGCTAAGAGAGCCATCCAGACTGGTGAAGAGCTGTTTTTTGATTACAG ATACAGCCAGGCCGACGCCCTCAAGTACGTGGGCATcgagagagaaatggaaatcccTTGA
- the EZH2 gene encoding histone-lysine N-methyltransferase EZH2 isoform X6 produces MGQTGKKSEKGPVCWRKRVKSEYMRLRQLKRFRRADEVKSMFSSNRQKILERTEILNQEWKQRRIQPVHILTSCSVTSDLDFPTQIIPLKTLNAVASVPIMYSWSPLQQNFMVEDETVLHNIPYMGDEVLDQDGTFIEELIKNYDGKVHGDRECGFINDEIFVELVNALGQYNDDDDDDDGDDPDEREEKQKDLEENRDDKESRPPRKFPSDKIFEAISSMFPDKGTAEELKEKYKELTEQQLPGALPPECTPNIDGPNAKSVQREQSLHSFHTLFCRRCFKYDCFLHPFHATPNTYKRKNTETALDNKPCGPQCYQHLEGAKEFAAALTAERIKTPPKRPGGRRRGRLPNNSRPSTPTINVLESKDTDSDREAGTETGGENNDKEEEEKKDETSSSSEANSRCQTPIKMKPNIEPPENVEWSGAEASMFRVLIGTYYDNFCAIARLIGTKTCRQVYEFRVKESSIIAPVPAEDVDTPPRKKKRKHRLWAAHCRKIQLKKDGSSNHVYNYQPCDHPRQPCDSSCPCVIAQNFCEKFCQCSSECQNRFPGCRCKAQCNTKQCPCYLAVRECDPDLCLTCGAADHWDSKNVSCKNCSIQRGSKKHLLLAPSDVAGWGIFIKDPVQKNEFISEYCGEIISQDEADRRGKVYDKYMCSFLFNLNNDFVVDATRKGNKIRFANHSVNPNCYAKVMMVNGDHRIGIFAKRAIQTGEELFFDYRYSQADALKYVGIEREMEIP; encoded by the exons TGTTCAGTGACCAGTGACTTGGATTTTCCAACGCAAATCATCCCATTAAAGACTCTGAATGCAGTCGCTTCAGTACCCATAATGTATTCTTGGTCTCCCCTACAGcagaattttatg gtggaAGATGAAACGGTTTTACATAACATTCCTTATATGGGGGATGAAGTTTTAGACCAGGATGGGACTTTCATTGAAGAGCTAATAAAAAACTATGATGGAAAAGTACACGGGGATAGAG AATGCGGGTTTATAAATGATGAAATTTTTGTGGAGTTGGTGAATGCTCTTGGTCAgtacaatgatgatgatgatgatgatgatggcgatgaccctgatgaaagagaagaaaaacagaaagatctGGAGGAGAACAGAGATG ACAAAGAAAGCCGCCCGCCTCGGAAATTTCCTTCCGATAAAATTTTTGAAGCCATTTCTTCAATGTTTCCGGATAAGGGCACAGCAGAAGAACTAAAGGAAAA GTATAAAGAACTGACCGAGCAGCAGCTCCCGGGCGCACTTCCTCCTGAGTGCACCCCGAACATCGATGGGCCGAACGCCAAGTCCGTGCAGAGGGAGCAGAGCCTGCACTCTTTCCACACGCTCTTCTGCAGGCGGTGCTTCAAGTACGACTGCTTCCTGCACC CTTTTCACGCAACACCCAACACTTATAAGCGGAAGAACACAGAAACGGCTCTAGACAACAAGCCGTGTGGACCACAGTGTTACCAGCACTTG GAGGGAGCAAAGGAGTTTGCCGCTGCCCTCACCGCTGAGCGGATAAAGACACCGCCGAAGCGGCCCGGAGGCCGCAGGAGAGGACGGCTCCCCAACAACAGCAGGCCCAGCACCCCCACCATTAACGTGCTGGAATCGAAAGACACAGACAGCGACCGGGAAGCGGGGACGGAGACGGGCGGGGAGAACAACgacaaagaggaggaggagaaaaaagacgAGACTTCCAGTTCCTCGG AAGCGAATTCTCGATGTCAAACGCCAATAAAGATGAAGCCAAATATCGAGCCTCCCGAAAACGTGGAGTGGAGTGGTGCCGAGGCCTCGATGTTCAGGGTCCTCATTGGCACATATTATGACAATTTCTGTGCCATTGCCAGGCTCATCGGGACCAAAACTTGTAGGCAG GTGTATGAGTTCCGTGTCAAAGAATCCAGCATCATAGCTCCGGTGCCGGCCGAGGATGTGGACACCCCtccaaggaagaagaagaggaaacaccG GTTGTGGGCTGCACACTGCAGAAAGATACAGCTGAAAAAGG aTGGCTCCTCTAACCACGTTTACAACTACCAGCCCTGTGACCATCCGCGTCAGCCTTGTGACAGTTCGTGCCCTTGTGTGATAGCACAAAATTTTTGTGAGAAGTTCTGTCAGTGTAGTTCAGAGT GTCAGAACCGCTTTCCCGGCTGCCGCTGCAAAGCCCAGTGCAACACCAAGCAGTGCCCGTGCTACCTGGCCGTGCGCGAGTGCGACCCCGACCTCTGCCTCACCTGTGGTGCGGCCGACCACTGGGACAGCAAAAACGTGTCCTGCAAGAACTGTAGCATCCAGCGGGGCTCCAAGAAG CACCTGCTGCTGGCGCCGTCCGACGTGGCGGGCTGGGGGATTTTCATCAAAGATCCCgtacagaaaaatgaattcaTCTCGGAGTACTGTGGAGAG ATTATTTCTCAAGATGAAGCAGACAGAAGAGGGAAAGTATACGACAAATACATGTGCAGCTTTCTGTTCAACTTGAACAACG atTTCGTGGTGGATGCAACCCGCAAGGGTAACAAGATTCGTTTTGCAAATCATTCAGTAAATCCAAACTGCTATGCAAAAG TTATGATGGTTAACGGCGATCACAGGATAGGGATTTTTGCTAAGAGAGCCATCCAGACTGGTGAAGAGCTGTTTTTTGATTACAG ATACAGCCAGGCCGACGCCCTCAAGTACGTGGGCATcgagagagaaatggaaatcccTTGA
- the EZH2 gene encoding histone-lysine N-methyltransferase EZH2 isoform X5 → METAKDTACPHPDFCHSPALPSTIFHNTVFTWNQPSAKSLSLVVSSYNYYFWLDFPLQLPVVQPHSRLLYQLVDCSVTSDLDFPTQIIPLKTLNAVASVPIMYSWSPLQQNFMVEDETVLHNIPYMGDEVLDQDGTFIEELIKNYDGKVHGDRECGFINDEIFVELVNALGQYNDDDDDDDGDDPDEREEKQKDLEENRDDKESRPPRKFPSDKIFEAISSMFPDKGTAEELKEKYKELTEQQLPGALPPECTPNIDGPNAKSVQREQSLHSFHTLFCRRCFKYDCFLHPFHATPNTYKRKNTETALDNKPCGPQCYQHLEGAKEFAAALTAERIKTPPKRPGGRRRGRLPNNSRPSTPTINVLESKDTDSDREAGTETGGENNDKEEEEKKDETSSSSEANSRCQTPIKMKPNIEPPENVEWSGAEASMFRVLIGTYYDNFCAIARLIGTKTCRQVYEFRVKESSIIAPVPAEDVDTPPRKKKRKHRLWAAHCRKIQLKKDGSSNHVYNYQPCDHPRQPCDSSCPCVIAQNFCEKFCQCSSECQNRFPGCRCKAQCNTKQCPCYLAVRECDPDLCLTCGAADHWDSKNVSCKNCSIQRGSKKHLLLAPSDVAGWGIFIKDPVQKNEFISEYCGEIISQDEADRRGKVYDKYMCSFLFNLNNDFVVDATRKGNKIRFANHSVNPNCYAKVMMVNGDHRIGIFAKRAIQTGEELFFDYRYSQADALKYVGIEREMEIP, encoded by the exons gCCATTCACCTGCTCTTCCCTCTACGATTTTCCATAACACAGTTTTTACTTGGAACCAGCCTTCTGCCAAGAGTCTCAGTTTGGTTGTGTCCTCCTACAACTACTATTTTTGGCTTGACTTCCCTCTCCAGCTCCCAGTGGTCCAGCCACACAGTCGCCTATTGTACCAGCTGGTTGAT TGTTCAGTGACCAGTGACTTGGATTTTCCAACGCAAATCATCCCATTAAAGACTCTGAATGCAGTCGCTTCAGTACCCATAATGTATTCTTGGTCTCCCCTACAGcagaattttatg gtggaAGATGAAACGGTTTTACATAACATTCCTTATATGGGGGATGAAGTTTTAGACCAGGATGGGACTTTCATTGAAGAGCTAATAAAAAACTATGATGGAAAAGTACACGGGGATAGAG AATGCGGGTTTATAAATGATGAAATTTTTGTGGAGTTGGTGAATGCTCTTGGTCAgtacaatgatgatgatgatgatgatgatggcgatgaccctgatgaaagagaagaaaaacagaaagatctGGAGGAGAACAGAGATG ACAAAGAAAGCCGCCCGCCTCGGAAATTTCCTTCCGATAAAATTTTTGAAGCCATTTCTTCAATGTTTCCGGATAAGGGCACAGCAGAAGAACTAAAGGAAAA GTATAAAGAACTGACCGAGCAGCAGCTCCCGGGCGCACTTCCTCCTGAGTGCACCCCGAACATCGATGGGCCGAACGCCAAGTCCGTGCAGAGGGAGCAGAGCCTGCACTCTTTCCACACGCTCTTCTGCAGGCGGTGCTTCAAGTACGACTGCTTCCTGCACC CTTTTCACGCAACACCCAACACTTATAAGCGGAAGAACACAGAAACGGCTCTAGACAACAAGCCGTGTGGACCACAGTGTTACCAGCACTTG GAGGGAGCAAAGGAGTTTGCCGCTGCCCTCACCGCTGAGCGGATAAAGACACCGCCGAAGCGGCCCGGAGGCCGCAGGAGAGGACGGCTCCCCAACAACAGCAGGCCCAGCACCCCCACCATTAACGTGCTGGAATCGAAAGACACAGACAGCGACCGGGAAGCGGGGACGGAGACGGGCGGGGAGAACAACgacaaagaggaggaggagaaaaaagacgAGACTTCCAGTTCCTCGG AAGCGAATTCTCGATGTCAAACGCCAATAAAGATGAAGCCAAATATCGAGCCTCCCGAAAACGTGGAGTGGAGTGGTGCCGAGGCCTCGATGTTCAGGGTCCTCATTGGCACATATTATGACAATTTCTGTGCCATTGCCAGGCTCATCGGGACCAAAACTTGTAGGCAG GTGTATGAGTTCCGTGTCAAAGAATCCAGCATCATAGCTCCGGTGCCGGCCGAGGATGTGGACACCCCtccaaggaagaagaagaggaaacaccG GTTGTGGGCTGCACACTGCAGAAAGATACAGCTGAAAAAGG aTGGCTCCTCTAACCACGTTTACAACTACCAGCCCTGTGACCATCCGCGTCAGCCTTGTGACAGTTCGTGCCCTTGTGTGATAGCACAAAATTTTTGTGAGAAGTTCTGTCAGTGTAGTTCAGAGT GTCAGAACCGCTTTCCCGGCTGCCGCTGCAAAGCCCAGTGCAACACCAAGCAGTGCCCGTGCTACCTGGCCGTGCGCGAGTGCGACCCCGACCTCTGCCTCACCTGTGGTGCGGCCGACCACTGGGACAGCAAAAACGTGTCCTGCAAGAACTGTAGCATCCAGCGGGGCTCCAAGAAG CACCTGCTGCTGGCGCCGTCCGACGTGGCGGGCTGGGGGATTTTCATCAAAGATCCCgtacagaaaaatgaattcaTCTCGGAGTACTGTGGAGAG ATTATTTCTCAAGATGAAGCAGACAGAAGAGGGAAAGTATACGACAAATACATGTGCAGCTTTCTGTTCAACTTGAACAACG atTTCGTGGTGGATGCAACCCGCAAGGGTAACAAGATTCGTTTTGCAAATCATTCAGTAAATCCAAACTGCTATGCAAAAG TTATGATGGTTAACGGCGATCACAGGATAGGGATTTTTGCTAAGAGAGCCATCCAGACTGGTGAAGAGCTGTTTTTTGATTACAG ATACAGCCAGGCCGACGCCCTCAAGTACGTGGGCATcgagagagaaatggaaatcccTTGA